DNA from Eucalyptus grandis isolate ANBG69807.140 chromosome 5, ASM1654582v1, whole genome shotgun sequence:
TTTTGTTgaaataggaaaagtaaattacttagctaaaaggaaaataacactTCAAATTCTCCTCCGTTGtgatagttttcttttttttttttttttgagcaaacaaGAAGTATTATATTACTAAGAGAAGTTATTAGTACACACATAAGAAGCATCAGCACACAATAAGTCCAAAAGTGCAGGTGGGGGATAATTAACCCAATCCCTAGGAAGGCATCCCAATCGATGGGCCTTGGCTAACCAGTCAGCCACCCTGTTTGTATCGCGATTACAATGGGCTAAAATAATACTAGAAGAGTCTTCCAGTTTGCGCTTGGCCCGGTCTACCAGAGGCTATATCTCCCAGCTTAGGGTTTCTGAAGAGAGAACCGCATCCACCAATTTCTCTTTGCGTAAAATTTTAGTAGCTTATTCTATATGAGTAGAGTTGCATGATGGCCCGAGCATTGTGCCAGATAATTATGTAGAAATTGTGAGcaaaaaaagattatttataaccaaaaaaaaactgttaGTAGTTGGATAAGAAATTAGGCAAAAAAATCACAACAACAATACGTACGAATTAACTTTGTAAAACTGAGTTCTCATATCCTTTTACCACTGGGAAGCGATATGAAATACAATGCAAGGGTAGCTATAAATTTTATGAGAAGTGACATATATAATGGTTTATATAAGCAATAAAGTATTATAAAGTGAAGCCAAGCAGAAGTATGCAGCACCATCATATATGATCAAGCGAGCAGTTTGACAACCTTTGTAAGAATCGAAtgttccttttcattttccaaaggAGGGCGGAGAATCGGAGACAGATAATAAGATTCCGATGCCTACATAATATATTGCTAGCCCACTTAccaagaaatacaaaaagaaatagagGAATCATATCAAGACCCATAACAAATATATATagacatacatacatatataatttcaCACCGATTGATTTCGTCACCAAATCATCTTTAAATTGTCAGGGTTTTGTTAAAGATCACTCAAGAAACTCTTACTAACCATATTTATAGGAAAGTATTTGGATTTGCAATGCATAATTACACATAACGAAATAAAGATGGTGTACTAGAAATTGCACAATTTCCTTTATTGGTTATTTAACAGGTGCTCCAGAGCAGCCTTTCACAAGACCCACTTAcactataaaaaaatatttgtccaGCCAAAATTCATTTTGCTTGTGAATGAGCTTACAGGATGATAAAAGAACCTAATGACTTGCCTTGCAATCATTGGACTATCGAAAAGTAGCCGTTGGGAGCTCGAACGTTGGAACCTGCTTTGCATCTCTTCCCGAACGTTGCGGGTCCTTCTTTAAATCCCATGTTCTCGTTTGTTTATTATTACAGAAAGCCCTAATATCTTCTGGACAGAATctatcccttctctctctctctctctctctatatatatatacacgctcctcctctgtttctcaCTCGaaccacatctctctctctctctctctctctctctccggcaGTCGTTCTCTCAGTCTCAGATTCGttcagaagaaaagaaggagaagatgggtcTGGTGGTGGTGATCTCGCTGCCGCTGATCCTGTTCTGCTTGCTGCTCGGCTTCGGGTGCTACTTCTTCGGACGAGCCCGGGGGAGGCAAGACATCCGCACCAACCCCCAGGTGTACGGCACCCCGACCCCGCCCCCCGGCACTTTtgcttcgccgccgccgccgttcccGCACTTCAAGCCGCCCCACCCCGACGAAAACGTCTGAACGCTCTCGACTCCTCCATCCTAAGACAGAGCTCGTCTTGTGAATTTCTCTTCGAAGTGgggttgcttttctttttgcctgatttttttgtattatatCGACAGCATTTCCTTATGAAATTCTTTGTTGGGTATATAAGGGGCGGTTTGAGATTGAGATTGGTGTATGATAAGCAAGGAGCATGTCGAGTGAGGTCGTGTGCTTGTGGATTTGTGATGTGAAAGTATTAAACCTTGTGGAAACTACCAAGTGGGAATAAATTCATCTTTAGATTTGAATTGGGTTAGGAAATTGAAGGGTTTTCCAGCTTGATTGATTCTATTCGTATGctaaattttcttgcaatcttTCTGGAACAATCGGAATATTGTCGTCCGGGGTGTCTGGTGAACCAAGCGGAATTAGAAAACGGAAGAACAAAGCAATCGACCTGACGGAACCGAATCGAAACAATACTATTCAGActaaaattggaattttgattCGGTCGGGACGATCACAAACTACTCTGGGACTTATTGCAATAATGCACATGAATAGGTCGTTTCTTGGGTTTGAATTGTAGAAAATGCCTCCCTACGCAACCAAAGGTCCAGTTGATTCCAAGCCATAAAAGGGGAAAGGGCCTCATAAAATTTGGAACCTCAAATGGACCGAATTGAAAATTTTACTAGTGGCCGACCATATATTCTCGTTTATGTATGAAAATTAGTGACTCTAAATTTGCCACGTGGGTTCCACccatttcatcttctctttccttttggtCTGGTACGAAACTTGAGGACAATTTGCACCATCTCTCGGCAACTTTCGATGTTTTGGTACGTGAAGTCTCGCGAAGATTAAGTCCAGATTGAGGTCAACTTTTGTCAAGTTTTGAGCTGTAAAAGCTTGTAGTGGTTAGGACAAATCAAATGAAACTAAACATAAAGTAATTACCATCTCATGAGTTGCGATCTGGTAATTGACTGCTAAATTAGGTTTCTCGAAGACACCAAAGTAGGGTTAAGTTGGCCATCTGTTCAACGAAGCTCATGCTGAATAATCGAAAGAGcattatgacccattttgcatTTCGAAGACAATTTTATTGCCCATTTCTAAgatgttcttttctcttttcgacGAACGACACAACTGGGAACCTCTTGTACTGGTAGGGTTTTGGTATGCATAGCTGAATCACATGGAAAGATTTGTGAATTTTATCTCCTAGTATGTTTCCTTCATCATGTCTAACAATGAAATCCCCAAAGCCCCATCtacattaacttttttttttttttttttttttttttttatgatctgAAAACCCCGTGCGTCCAGTAGCCGGCGAGAAATGGCCGAGATGACGTTAGTGGATGGCCTCACCCCGACGTTacacttaagatcccgtgcggTTAGcaggattcgaactcctctcaTTTTCGCAAAGGATCATGGGAGCCTTATCCAACTGGGCCACCGCCGGTGGTGGTCCCATCTACATTAACTTTTACTTCGCCTAAAGCTATGCGATTGTGATGCTGAGTTGTAGTGTCTCCTCGAACCCAGCTGTTCTTCTTGGGCCTTGTCAAAAGCTTTCACGTTTGAAGGTGCAGCTTGGATCACCCCATAAGTACTTCACCTGACAAAAGATTGATCGATCTATTACGGTCCTTCCGGATATGTCAGAGGATTGGGGAACATTCCTGCTTGGAGATGGTGAAACTAAGTATTTGACCGATTAATTATAATTGGAACCAAGCTTCCATTCATTAAAACCCTAGAGATATTATGGAATTTCCAATAATTTTCCCCAACAATTTACATAAAAAACAACgttcttatttttctagaaGACAAAGAATATTTGATGGCACTTTAATGTTTTTGTGATTGATTAGATGAACACCGTTATCGTTCTTTGAAATTACTTTGAGATTATTTATCTATTAGGTAGTAGTAGGTAAGGGCTTTGAGTTTAtcacacgagagagagagagcaacctCACCATTGGTTCTGTAAAAAGTATACAATTTAGCACACAATCCATTACGAGTGCTGTGATTTTCGTTATTAACTAAAATATGCTTGAAATCACATCGCAGTCttgattcaatttatttatatttccatTTATAAACAatgaaatcatttaaaatgtttattatgtatgtaaatcaaaatttcttgatgaaatgCCGATTATACgtgttgttttattttattgctcCATGACACCTTTCAGTAATATGTTACATAGTTAATATAAATATCTACTAATTATGATTGGCAATGATAATGGGTTGTCAATAAATATCCACAAAAATTCCGAAGGTGCTAATAAATTTTACCAATTCCATGataaacaagaagaaaatataggTTCTTATATAAAACAGTCTTTTGTTGTCCAAATTTCCCTTATCAGAATCATTTTTCTGATTATAAAAGTAAACTTTCtgcttttgaaataataactcaTTATTAGAttgtatatttaaaataaatcattttatcCATATTCAGCCAAAAGGTATTTTCatgttgaaatatatatttttgctttataaatttttttacataatTAACGCAATCAAGCCACCTTAATCATTCAAGCATAGTTTATTTCCACCGAAAATTGCACCCCACTTCAAAAAAAATCTGGGCCTACGAAGCCCACAGGCATGGCCCCAATCGGCAAGACGCCCCCAAAGAGTCGGGCCACACGGCCCGCCCGCATACCCGACCCGTTCACGAGACCGGCCCGACCCGAAAACCTATAGCGACGCCGTTTCACCTCACCTCGCAGTCTCTGtcttcccctctctccctctgcaacaagctttctctctctagaacccCAGGCCGGCGCTCTGCacggaggaagagagagagagagagacggcgATAAGCAATGGCGTCGTCATCgggctccggcgaggtcgcgacGGAGAGGAGAGGGATCCCGGGCGCGCAGTTCGTGGAAGACGTCCAGACCTACCTCGCTCAGGCCGGCCTCGACGTCAACTCCGCCCTGGCCTTCCTCCAAGAGCGGTAAACTCACGAACCATCGCGTGCTTCTCCGGTTTGTGCTCTCGCGTTCCGTTCCCCGCGCGTGTCGAGCGTTCTAGATTCGTCCGATCTTCGGGAGCTGAGCTTTCGTGGCTCGATTCGGTTCGTGGAGGTCTAGGGCTTTCGCTTCCGCTAGGCGTGTCTGGTTGTTTTAGTGAGTAGCATTGCGCTGGATCGATTTTTTTCGATGCTCTGTGGAAGTTGTCCTGAATGAGCAGGCTGAAGGTGCTGGTGAAGGAAAtgtttgttgaaattttggtttttttttatttttttgggtattaGAGTAGTAGTGGTGATTGGTGGGATGATGCTTGCAGGCTGCAGCAATACAAGCTGGTCGAGATGAAACTTCTAGCTCAACAGAGGGATCTTCAGGTGTGTGTGATGTTGTATTTTGCTCTGTCAGTTTGGCGTAATTGCTGGCTTTCTCTAATTCGTATTTTTGCTGGCAAAGGTTTCCTGACTTTATCGATGCTAGTTTGGGATTTGTTATTATCGACATCCCTTTAGATGTTTGTGTATAATTTCTCATCGACTGATTCTTATGTATCGTTATATCTGCTTTTGAATTCACTGTTGTGTTACATTTTGTCGttcattttcttcaagtgaTCACAGACAAAGATCCATATTCAAATGCACTGTTGAATACCGTAGACACCATCCCTCCTGTCTGCCCTTGTGCTAGCACTGgactttgtttctttctcttccttttcttttctcagtaTAGACCTATGCAGTGTTGAAATGTTGCGCAATGGTTACCATGGAGGTGGGCGTACCTGCATGTGTGGGTAGACCCTTTTTTTAGAACTTTGAAGCATTTAAGTGTGCAACTTTTGTCTTGATTCTTAAGAGGTATAAAGACATGATTAGAGATATTGATACCAAAGCTTTAATCACAATGAATATTTAGtttcaggaaaaagaaatgtacTAGGTTGAGACAGACAAGTAACACAACAAGAAGCTTGCTGGTTCTGAGTTCTGTCTTTTGTAGTGCCTTGTTTATTCAGTTcttacatttttcattaatggaATGGGCATATCCTCAATTATGAAGGTTGCTACACTTGCgttgttttctttctccttaTTTCTTTTATCTAGTTTCTGTTTTTCTAGTTCAACTTAAACCTCTTCTCAAATTCGAGTGAGTTTCACTTTCCCCTAAAAAAGGATGAGAAATTGGCTTACTGTTGCAATTATTGTGATCTAATCtataataaaaagttaaaacaaATCCAGGTTAGCACCTCTTTGATGTCTCACAATGAATTTCTCTTTACATTGACTTGTTAGATCCAATTGCACTTGGTTCTTTGATCCCACTATAACCATTGGT
Protein-coding regions in this window:
- the LOC120293292 gene encoding uncharacterized protein LOC120293292, which translates into the protein MGLVVVISLPLILFCLLLGFGCYFFGRARGRQDIRTNPQVYGTPTPPPGTFASPPPPFPHFKPPHPDENV